In one window of Chanodichthys erythropterus isolate Z2021 chromosome 23, ASM2448905v1, whole genome shotgun sequence DNA:
- the LOC137013860 gene encoding C-reactive protein-like: protein MLVLFFCLLSLTAAAAEVGLGGKLLLFPTKTDTSYVKLTPEKPLNLTAFTLCMRVAMEPQSWRPQIILFAYHTPQYNELKVRRERDGRVSFSFSGDRALFHLPPLSSFHTHLCVTWDSATGLSTFWVNGQRGVFQLYKKGHSVLPGGTVLLGQDPVEYVGSFDASQSFVGEISDVNMWDYVLSGREIKDVYSGQIGRPYVQRGNMIDWDTVNYEITGHVIIVENK, encoded by the exons ATGCtggttttgtttttctgtctgcTTTCTCTGACAGCAGCGGCTGCTGAAG TGGGTCTTGGTGGTAAATTGCTTCTGTTTCCAACCAAGACTGATACCAGCTATGTTAAACTCACTCCTGAAAAGCCACTGAACCTTACAGCATTTACTCTCTGCATGCGTGTTGCAATGGAGCCCCAGAGCTGGAGGCCCCAGATCATTCTGTTTGCCTACCACACGCCTCAATATAATGAGCTCAAAgtacggagagagagagacggtcGGGTGTCCTTCTCCTTCAGCGGCGATAGAGCACTTTTCCACCTGCCTCCACTTTCCAGCTTTCACACTCACCTGTGCGTCACCTGGGACTCTGCGACTGGTCTCTCTACCTTTTGGGTGAATGGACAGCGCGGTGTGTTCCAGCTCTATAAAAAAGGTCACTCAGTTCTTCCTGGTGGCACTGTCCTGCTCGGCCAAGACCCTGTTGAATATGTGGGGTCTTTTGATGCATCGCAAAGCTTTGTAGGTGAAATTTCAGATGTGAACATGTGGGATTATGTTCTCTCTGGCAGGGAGATTAAGGATGTTTATTCAGGACAGATAGGCCGACCGTATGTGCAGAGGGGAAACATGATTGACTGGGACACTGTCAATTATGAGATTACTGGACATGTGAtaattgttgaaaataaatga
- the LOC137013514 gene encoding C-reactive protein-like: MLVPVVSFLCLLSLTAAAAEVGLDGKVLLFPTKTDTSYVKLTPEKPLSLTAFTLCMRVATELQGEREIILFAYCTTNDDELNMWREKDGRVSFYIQSTNDAAFFRLPPLSTFQTHLCVTWDSATGLSAMWVNGERSLFQLYRKGHSVRPGGTVLLGQDCDKYVGGFDAEQSFVGEITDVKMWNYVLPGSQIKAVYSNQEPYVPKGNVFDWNTIKYETRGNVIVAENN; this comes from the exons ATGTTGGTTCCAGTGGTTTCATTTTTATGTCTGCTCTCTCTGACAGCAGCGGCTGCTGAAG TGGGTCTTGATGGTAAAGTGCTTCTGTTTCCAACCAAGACTGATACCAGCTATGTTAAACTCACTCCTGAAAAGCCACTGAGTCTGACAGCATTTACTCTCTGCATGCGTGTCGCGACAGAGCTCCAGGGCGAGAGGGAGATCATTCTGTTCGCCTACTGCACAACCAATGACGACGAGCTCAATATGTGGAGAGAGAAAGATGGTCGTGTCTCTTTCTATATTCAGTCTACTAACGATGCAGCATTTTTCCGTCTGCCTCCTCTCTCCACCTTCCAGACCCACCTGTGCGTCACCTGGGACTCTGCGACTGGTCTTTCTGCCATGTGGGTGAATGGAGAGCGCAGTTTGTTCCAGCTCTATAGAAAAGGTCACTCAGTTCGTCCTGGCGGCACCGTCCTGCTCGGCCAAGACTGTGATAAATATGTGGGTGGCTTTGATGCAGAGCAGAGCTTTGTAGGAGAAATTACAGATGTGAAAATGTGGAATTATGTTCTCCCTGGCAGTCAGATTAAGGCGGTTTATTCAAACCAGGAACCGTATGTGCCGAAGGGAAACGTGTTTGACTGGAACACCATCAAATATGAAACCAGGGGAAATGTGATAGTGGCTGAAAATAACTGA
- the LOC137013539 gene encoding C-reactive protein-like produces MLVLFLCLLSLTPAASEVGLDGKVLLFPTKTNTSFVKLTPEKPLSLSAFTLCMRVATEIQGEREIVLFAYRTPQYDELNVWREQGQVSLYLRSSSDAVFFHLPPLSTFQTHLCVTWDSETGLSAFWVDGRRSVYQVYRKGHSVLPGGTVLLGQDPDKYVGAFDAEQCFMGEITDVKMWDHVLSGSEIKAVYSNQEPYVPNGNVFDWNTIQYETTGNVLVVQDD; encoded by the exons ATGTTGGTTTTATTTCTCTGTCTGCTCTCTCTGACACCAGCAGCTTCTGAAG TGGGTCTTGATGGCAAAGTGCTTCTGTTTCCAACCAAGACTAATACCAGCTTTGTTAAACTCACTCCTGAAAAGCCACTGAGTCTGTCAGCATTTACTCTCTGCATGCGTGTTGCAACGGAGATTCAGGGTGAGCGGGAGATCGTTCTGTTCGCCTACCGCACGCCTCAATATGACGAGCTCAACGTGTGGCGAGAGCAAGGTCAGGTGTCCTTGTATTTACGTTCTAGTAGCGATGCAGTATTTTTCCACCTGCCTCCTCTCTCCACTTTCCAAACCCACCTGTGCGTCACCTGGGACTCTGAGACTGGTCTCTCTGCCTTTTGGGTGGACGGACGGCGCAGTGTGTACCAGGTCTATAGAAAAGGTCACTCCGTTCTTCCTGGCGGCACCGTCCTGCTCGGCCAAGACCCTGATAAATATGTGGGTGCCTTCGATGCAGAGCAGTGCTTTATGGGCGAAATTACAGATGTGAAAATGTGGGATCATGTTCTCTCTGGCAGTGAGATTAAGGCAGTTTATTCAAACCAGGAACCGTATGTGCCGAATGGAAACGTGTTTGACTGGAACACCATTCAATATGAGACCACTGGAAATGTGTTAGTTGTGCAAGATGACTAA
- the LOC137013538 gene encoding C-reactive protein-like: protein MLVLIFSLLSLTAATAKVGLGGKVLLFPTKTDSSYVKLTPEKPLNLTAFTLCMRVAMEPQGERDVILFAYCTPGYDELNVWREKDGQVSLYLHSSYEAAFFRLPPLSIFQTHLCVTWDSKTGLAAFWVDGRRSVYQLYRKGHSILPGGTVLLGQDPDICTGSTMFFDPEQSFVGEITDVKMWNHVLPGKQIKAVYSNQEPNVTKGNVFDWDTIKYEISGNVIVAGNN, encoded by the exons ATGCTGGTTTTGATTTTCAGTCTGCTTTCTCTGACAGCAGCGACTGCTAAAG TGGGTCTTGGTGGTAAAGTACTTCTGTTTCCAACCAAGACTGATTCAAGCTATGTTAAACTCACTCCTGAAAAGCCACTGAATCTGACAGCGTTTACTCTCTGCATGCGTGTCGCGATGGAGCCCCAGGGCGAGAGGGATGTCATTCTGTTTGCCTACTGTACGCCCGGCTATGACGAGCTCAATGTATGGAGAGAGAAAGATGGTCAGGTGTCCTTGTATTTACATTCAAGTTACGAAGCAGCATTTTTCCGCCTGCCTCCACTCTCCATCTTCCAAACCCACCTGTGCGTCACCTGGGACTCCAAGACTGGTCTTGCTGCCTTTTGGGTGGACGGACGGCGCAGTGTGTACCAGCTCTATAGAAAAGGTCACTCAATTCTTCCTGGCGGCACCGTCCTGCTCGGCCAAGACCCTGATATATGTACAGGGTCTACAATGTTCTTTGACCCAGAGCAGAGCTTTGTAGGAGAAATTACAGATGTGAAAATGTGGAATCATGTTCTCCCTGGTAAACAGATTAAGGCAGTTTATTCAAACCAGGAACCGAATGTGACGAAGGGAAACGTGTTTGACTGGGACACCATCAAATATGAGATTTCTGGAAATGTGATAGTGGCTGGAAATAACTGA